From a single Micromonospora pallida genomic region:
- a CDS encoding GmrSD restriction endonuclease domain-containing protein, whose product MVTAQETTLRELLEGAKQYRVPLYQRTYSWTEPQHKRLWEDIRKLAEERVQNPRLTHFIGSLVLAPNPTNGPAGVSQFLVVDGQQRLTTLSILLCALRDHRAQHEEPGHRDRIDQEYLINKWKPAHRLKLVPTQADRPAYEACLESTPQAGGSDQVGAAYRYFTAQLAAGATDSDDPLDLERIEDAVISGMALVSVVAQAGDNVYRIFESLNNTGLKLTQADLLRNYLFMRLENRGEAVYDSLWFPLQKQLNSGELEQLFWLDLIHRHPEVKQTDTYTAQQARLNGLHTEAEIEAEVRRFCRLGGLLRIILHPEEEGDPEVRRRLTRLNAWDTTTAHPLLLHLLDRRAQGAATSSQIAAAMLYVESFFVRRLVVGRATATVGRTLLRVVKEMPTDLPVDEAVRAYLSVGRKYYANDASVRDAVRSIPFYLNGRATQRKLLLQWLEESYGSKEPVAPDALTIEHVMPQSPTAEWRQTLGEDLQGEESFAEAHESLVHTLGNLTLTGYNAELSNSSFLVKRTQLAKSGISLNQEIAAQKRWGRPEIHARADALAERIIATWPGPTEEAGNRSEVPWDLMHKALAALPAGSWTAYGDVAALIGSHPVSVGARLASHPAPNAHRVLQVEGTLSQNFRWPDPVRTEDPFELLRAEGIEFDKYGRASQAQRIGVEELAHLAGMPQQDASKHLSRPRSGRNDPLDDRFVEQLRDLQEPKVAMGTLLVLEAWTNLGGMLFYGSGGETSCFLMARGKEHELGNIWPAAIYPSGKFELVFQHLSIRPPFDDIALREEFRRRLNELPGVKIAAAKLALRPGFPLGVLESEEARARLIEHLGWFYQQTVNFDV is encoded by the coding sequence ATGGTCACGGCGCAGGAGACGACGCTGCGGGAGTTGCTGGAGGGCGCTAAGCAGTATCGAGTGCCGCTCTATCAGCGGACGTACTCGTGGACGGAGCCTCAACACAAGCGTCTGTGGGAGGACATCCGCAAGCTGGCCGAAGAGCGGGTGCAGAACCCTCGCCTCACGCACTTCATCGGCTCGCTGGTGCTTGCACCCAATCCTACGAACGGACCGGCGGGCGTCTCCCAGTTCCTGGTGGTGGACGGCCAGCAACGACTCACCACCCTGTCGATCCTGCTCTGCGCCCTCCGCGACCATCGGGCGCAGCACGAGGAACCGGGGCATCGGGACCGTATCGACCAGGAATATCTGATCAACAAATGGAAGCCCGCCCACCGGCTGAAGCTCGTCCCTACCCAGGCTGACCGACCCGCCTACGAGGCGTGCCTGGAGTCGACGCCGCAGGCCGGAGGAAGTGACCAGGTCGGTGCGGCGTACCGGTACTTCACGGCGCAGCTCGCCGCAGGTGCCACCGATTCGGACGATCCGCTGGACCTCGAACGCATCGAGGACGCCGTCATCTCGGGGATGGCGCTGGTCTCTGTGGTAGCCCAGGCCGGCGACAACGTCTACCGGATCTTCGAGTCGTTGAACAACACCGGTCTCAAGCTCACCCAGGCCGATCTGCTGCGCAACTACCTGTTCATGCGGTTGGAGAACCGCGGTGAGGCGGTCTACGACTCCCTGTGGTTCCCGCTGCAAAAGCAGTTGAACTCCGGCGAACTTGAGCAGTTGTTCTGGCTCGACCTGATCCACCGTCATCCGGAGGTCAAGCAGACCGACACCTACACCGCCCAGCAGGCGCGGCTCAACGGGCTGCACACCGAGGCGGAGATCGAGGCCGAGGTACGCCGGTTCTGCCGGCTCGGCGGCCTCCTGCGGATCATTCTGCATCCCGAAGAAGAAGGCGACCCGGAGGTACGGCGGCGATTGACCCGGCTCAACGCCTGGGACACGACGACGGCGCATCCGTTGCTGCTGCACCTGCTGGACCGCCGGGCGCAGGGCGCAGCCACCTCCTCGCAGATCGCGGCAGCCATGCTGTACGTGGAGAGCTTCTTCGTCCGACGTCTGGTGGTTGGCCGGGCCACCGCCACCGTTGGCCGGACACTACTGCGTGTCGTGAAGGAGATGCCGACGGATCTGCCCGTCGACGAGGCGGTGCGGGCTTATCTGTCTGTCGGACGAAAGTACTACGCGAACGATGCCAGTGTCCGCGACGCGGTGCGGTCCATCCCCTTCTACCTGAACGGACGCGCGACTCAGCGGAAGCTTTTACTTCAGTGGCTCGAGGAGTCCTACGGCAGCAAGGAACCGGTCGCGCCGGACGCACTGACCATCGAACACGTCATGCCGCAGAGCCCCACCGCTGAGTGGCGACAGACGTTGGGCGAGGATCTGCAGGGGGAGGAAAGCTTCGCCGAGGCGCACGAGAGCCTGGTCCACACGCTGGGCAATCTGACCCTCACCGGCTACAACGCGGAGCTGAGCAACAGCTCCTTCCTTGTTAAGCGCACTCAACTGGCCAAGAGCGGAATCTCGCTGAACCAGGAGATCGCTGCACAGAAGCGTTGGGGACGGCCCGAGATCCATGCCCGTGCCGATGCCCTCGCTGAGCGGATCATCGCCACCTGGCCGGGACCTACCGAGGAGGCAGGCAACCGTTCCGAGGTGCCCTGGGACCTCATGCACAAGGCACTTGCCGCGCTTCCCGCCGGCTCATGGACTGCCTACGGGGACGTGGCCGCGTTGATCGGGAGCCACCCCGTATCGGTCGGTGCCCGACTGGCCAGCCATCCGGCGCCGAACGCGCACCGGGTTCTCCAAGTCGAAGGCACCTTGTCGCAGAACTTCCGGTGGCCCGACCCGGTACGTACCGAGGACCCGTTCGAGCTGTTGCGCGCGGAGGGCATCGAGTTCGACAAGTATGGCCGGGCCAGCCAGGCGCAGCGCATCGGGGTCGAGGAGTTGGCTCATCTCGCCGGTATGCCGCAGCAGGATGCGTCCAAGCACCTTTCACGTCCGCGGTCCGGCCGGAACGACCCCTTAGATGATCGGTTCGTCGAACAGCTGAGGGATCTTCAGGAACCGAAGGTCGCGATGGGCACGCTGCTCGTACTTGAGGCGTGGACCAACCTGGGTGGGATGCTGTTCTACGGCTCGGGTGGCGAGACCTCGTGCTTCCTCATGGCACGAGGCAAGGAGCACGAACTCGGTAACATCTGGCCTGCGGCGATCTACCCGAGCGGGAAATTCGAGCTTGTGTTCCAGCACCTGAGTATCCGGCCACCGTTTGACGACATCGCACTCCGCGAGGAGTTCCGTCGACGGCTGAACGAACTGCCGGGCGTGAAGATCGCCGCAGCCAAGCTCGCCCTACGTCCTGGCTTTCCCTTGGGTGTCCTTGAAAGCGAAGAGGCCCGAGCACGACTGATCGAACACCTTGGCTGGTTCTACCAGCAGACCGTGAATTTTGACGTCTGA
- a CDS encoding FHA domain-containing protein — MGRKGPLAGRRIPVGDTRFTFGRLSDNDVVIASGGVSRFHAEVVREERGYVLYDRGSRNGTLVNGRRVTSHLLQHGDLITITDETFCFEVTADVTTMISDLTLFQPRTEPAVVVDPGPVLRVTVSGGGPVGLSLALLLERLLGHRVAVTVYDGRWIQDGSRVVWKNEAQGNVRRQQVVTVQSRQYLNLPEDVQDRLFVPGAYSEMWPSGPDSIRGYGPRNIRIAYIEDKLLELANEKSERIRLVPTRFDAAEQHEAVAKEHVLAICDGARSRTREHFTTKFGIADSSIYSLDGRHLQDVVLGLRVKSDLPDAMSVLLTVAQNRFLLNSLGGEGFLNMRLTDAEAAEVVGLDPVRREFKDCIASRPCLMAREDDGDFQCSTHGTLFLPALLRASPLWKRVMEGLAFFGVAPENLSAVTAFRLDMVQRPRFTARLYAPTSTTPGTYGFLLGDAANSIHFWPGRGLNSGLASAISLARSLASGWNGRPFRDADFVRHEAAMSMLQYRHKSRAWNAMVTTDDQGVNCAIKDVIADVIAESGGAPTTGGPDREADIETLMERMREIRARLSSRLTGLPDDQVLRDHLRTLKSETVRTLLASGVWDTLTVGGEEVDIDIFYRQELPVPS, encoded by the coding sequence GTGGGACGCAAGGGTCCCCTTGCCGGGCGACGGATTCCGGTCGGCGACACCCGGTTCACCTTCGGCCGCCTGAGCGACAACGATGTGGTGATCGCCAGCGGGGGCGTCTCCCGTTTCCACGCGGAGGTGGTGCGCGAGGAGCGCGGGTACGTGCTGTACGACCGGGGCAGCCGCAACGGCACGCTGGTCAACGGCCGACGGGTGACCTCGCACCTCCTCCAGCACGGCGACCTGATCACCATCACCGACGAGACGTTCTGTTTCGAGGTGACGGCCGACGTGACCACGATGATCTCCGACCTGACCCTCTTCCAGCCCCGCACCGAGCCGGCCGTGGTCGTCGACCCGGGTCCCGTCCTGCGGGTCACCGTCTCGGGTGGTGGGCCGGTCGGGCTGAGCCTGGCGCTGCTCCTCGAACGTCTCCTGGGACACCGGGTCGCCGTCACCGTGTACGACGGCCGCTGGATCCAGGACGGCTCGCGGGTCGTGTGGAAGAACGAGGCGCAGGGCAACGTACGGCGGCAGCAGGTCGTGACCGTCCAGAGTCGCCAGTACCTGAACCTCCCCGAGGACGTGCAGGATCGGCTCTTCGTCCCCGGGGCGTACTCCGAGATGTGGCCGTCGGGTCCCGACTCGATTCGCGGCTACGGCCCGCGGAACATCCGGATCGCCTACATCGAGGACAAGCTCCTGGAGTTGGCGAACGAGAAGTCCGAACGGATCCGGCTGGTGCCCACCCGGTTCGATGCGGCCGAGCAGCATGAGGCCGTCGCCAAGGAGCATGTGCTCGCCATCTGCGACGGCGCACGATCCCGTACCCGCGAGCACTTCACCACGAAGTTCGGCATCGCCGACAGTTCGATCTACTCCCTGGACGGCCGACACCTACAGGACGTCGTCCTGGGCCTGCGGGTGAAGTCCGACCTGCCGGATGCGATGAGTGTCCTGCTGACCGTGGCCCAGAACCGCTTCCTGCTCAACTCCCTGGGCGGCGAGGGCTTCCTGAACATGCGCCTCACCGACGCCGAGGCCGCCGAGGTCGTCGGGCTCGACCCGGTGCGTCGTGAATTTAAGGACTGCATCGCCTCCCGACCGTGTCTGATGGCGAGGGAGGACGACGGCGACTTCCAGTGCTCCACCCACGGCACACTGTTCCTGCCCGCCCTGCTCCGAGCCTCGCCGCTGTGGAAACGGGTGATGGAGGGGTTGGCGTTCTTCGGCGTCGCCCCGGAAAATTTGAGCGCCGTCACCGCGTTCCGCCTGGACATGGTGCAGCGACCACGCTTCACCGCCCGGTTGTACGCCCCCACGTCGACCACTCCGGGCACCTACGGCTTCCTGCTCGGGGACGCCGCCAACTCGATCCACTTCTGGCCCGGGCGTGGGCTCAACAGCGGGCTGGCGTCCGCCATCTCCCTGGCCCGGTCGCTCGCCAGCGGCTGGAACGGCAGACCCTTCCGGGACGCCGACTTCGTCCGGCACGAAGCGGCGATGTCGATGCTCCAGTACCGGCACAAGAGCCGTGCGTGGAACGCGATGGTGACGACCGACGATCAGGGCGTCAACTGCGCGATCAAGGACGTCATCGCCGACGTCATCGCCGAGAGCGGCGGCGCACCGACGACGGGCGGTCCGGACCGCGAAGCGGACATCGAGACGCTCATGGAGCGGATGCGCGAGATCCGCGCCCGGCTGTCGTCCCGCCTCACCGGCCTGCCCGACGACCAGGTTCTCCGGGATCACCTGCGGACGCTGAAGAGCGAGACCGTGCGGACCCTGCTGGCCAGCGGAGTCTGGGACACGCTGACCGTCGGCGGAGAAGAGGTCGACATCGACATCTTCTACCGGCAGGAGCTGCCCGTCCCGTCCTGA
- a CDS encoding helix-turn-helix domain-containing protein: MAEVTVSTVPRRQLGRMLRELRLAAGVTLDAAAEALECSRQKAWRIETGGGTVRGVDVRGMCELYGVAADLTAALVALAGETRARGWWHAYAEVPAWLGLYAGMEATARRLREYADALVPALLQTPGYARALHDVDPELTDGDRERLERARLDRQALLRRRLPPPPRLDVVLSEAVLLRVAGGPATMAAQLRHLRQVTALPHVSVRVLPLAAGLPVGAEAGSFVLLDFPPAGTRAVPEPPVVYQESVTGALYLDRPTELAAYERVWASLDSLALDPEESRRSIGKIAEEVHHRAGAEPESLDGCTGGSPCPASDSPCRQPDPNEPVGRLTRCGWGG; this comes from the coding sequence ATGGCAGAGGTGACGGTGTCGACGGTGCCGCGCCGGCAGCTCGGGCGGATGCTGCGGGAACTGCGGCTCGCCGCCGGGGTGACGCTGGACGCGGCGGCGGAGGCGTTGGAGTGCAGCCGGCAGAAGGCGTGGCGGATCGAGACGGGCGGTGGCACCGTGCGCGGGGTCGACGTGCGGGGGATGTGCGAGCTGTACGGCGTGGCCGCCGACCTGACCGCCGCGCTGGTCGCCCTGGCCGGCGAGACGCGGGCCAGGGGCTGGTGGCACGCGTACGCCGAGGTGCCGGCCTGGCTGGGCCTGTACGCGGGAATGGAGGCGACCGCCCGGCGGCTCCGCGAGTACGCCGACGCGCTGGTGCCGGCGCTGCTGCAAACCCCGGGGTACGCGCGGGCGCTGCACGACGTCGATCCGGAGTTGACCGACGGCGACCGGGAACGGCTGGAGCGCGCCCGGCTCGACCGGCAGGCTCTGCTGCGGCGTCGGTTGCCGCCGCCGCCCCGGCTGGACGTGGTGCTCTCCGAGGCGGTGCTGCTACGGGTGGCCGGCGGCCCGGCGACCATGGCCGCGCAGCTCCGGCACCTACGGCAGGTGACCGCGCTGCCGCACGTCTCGGTGCGGGTGCTGCCGCTCGCCGCCGGGCTGCCGGTCGGGGCCGAGGCCGGGTCGTTCGTGCTGCTGGACTTCCCTCCCGCCGGTACCCGGGCCGTGCCGGAGCCGCCGGTGGTCTACCAGGAGTCGGTGACCGGGGCGCTCTACCTGGACCGGCCGACGGAGCTGGCCGCCTACGAGCGGGTGTGGGCGAGCCTCGACTCCCTCGCCCTCGACCCGGAGGAGTCCCGACGGTCCATCGGCAAGATCGCCGAGGAGGTGCACCACCGGGCGGGCGCGGAGCCGGAGAGCCTGGACGGCTGTACGGGCGGATCGCCTTGTCCTGCAAGCGATTCACCGTGTCGGCAACCCGATCCGAATGAGCCCGTAGGCCGACTTACCCGTTGCGGGTGGGGTGGTTAA
- a CDS encoding GntR family transcriptional regulator yields the protein MPYAVPLWRSIRDDLRARIKVGILKPGDKLPTTRMLMDQYSASSATVRRAVDLMIETGELIGRQGMGVFVADLPDHEK from the coding sequence ATGCCCTACGCCGTCCCGCTGTGGAGATCAATCCGCGATGATCTCCGAGCCAGGATCAAGGTGGGCATCCTGAAGCCGGGCGACAAGCTGCCAACCACCCGGATGCTGATGGACCAATACTCGGCCAGCTCAGCGACGGTACGGCGAGCCGTGGACCTGATGATCGAGACCGGCGAACTGATCGGCCGCCAAGGCATGGGCGTCTTCGTCGCCGACCTCCCCGACCACGAGAAATAG
- a CDS encoding helix-turn-helix transcriptional regulator — translation METIRLAASQEVQEMLGVSRTRAYQITNSKTFPDPVAVLSVGRIWRTEDVERWIKDHRPDLQDREP, via the coding sequence ATGGAGACGATTCGGCTCGCGGCGAGCCAGGAGGTGCAGGAGATGCTGGGCGTCTCCCGTACGCGCGCCTACCAGATCACCAACTCGAAGACCTTCCCCGACCCGGTGGCCGTCCTGTCGGTCGGCCGGATCTGGCGCACCGAGGACGTCGAACGGTGGATCAAGGACCACCGGCCGGACCTCCAGGACCGGGAGCCGTAG
- a CDS encoding VOC family protein produces the protein MPPLMTLCAITLDCDDPLALAAFYQQATGLEPHPRSDADFAGLNGADGLFIGFQRVEDYRAPRWPDQTVPQQFHLDFAVENLDEAEARLLELGAGRPDNQPNEDRWRVLTDPAGHPFCLVKR, from the coding sequence ATGCCGCCGCTGATGACGTTGTGCGCGATCACACTCGATTGCGATGACCCCCTGGCGCTGGCGGCGTTCTACCAGCAAGCCACCGGTCTCGAACCGCACCCGAGATCCGACGCCGACTTCGCCGGTCTCAACGGCGCGGACGGCCTCTTCATCGGCTTCCAGCGGGTCGAGGACTACCGCGCTCCCCGCTGGCCCGACCAGACCGTTCCCCAGCAGTTCCATCTCGACTTCGCGGTCGAGAACCTGGACGAGGCCGAGGCCCGGCTACTGGAACTGGGCGCGGGCAGACCGGATAACCAGCCGAACGAGGACCGGTGGCGGGTCCTCACAGATCCGGCCGGGCATCCCTTCTGCCTGGTCAAACGCTGA
- a CDS encoding amino acid adenylation domain-containing protein — translation MRDDTMVGDDVGLSIAYGGPLPPAPAEGAGVGDWLRHWTSRGTGVAVEDGLRRLTYAELDALADRTADALRDRVRPGDVVGVRLERSVELVATALAVVRLGAVYLPLGPNFGAQRLDLVRRTVRVACVVAAADAGGTDPDRIPLPAAPGPDARATVAAFTPVPSEAAPVPADTGYVVLTSGTSGTPRAIAVGQDALAALVRWYHHHAGLGPGEKHSLLINPAFDPHVMELFATLCSGATLAVTPGEACWDPYLLTSWWARAEVTVSNLPTPIADLVLARPWPADLRLRHLGIGGERLRRWPGPDVTATVHNMYGPAEATVTSVVCRLSGRADQADPPPIGAPVAGAVVCVTNAAGRTVARGEPGELRIGGSGLSLACFGDRGGAPFVAPPPELADLDRVYPTGDRVRMGSDGVLEFLGRVDDQVKVSGVRVEPAEVEVALERDPGVARAAVVATSSPAGLRLTAFVQPRPGCRIDADEVLSGVRGWLPEQAVPAVLRVVDPMPVTANGKTDRAALADLVSTPAGSPQDTEGLTEQQRLVLAVCRDLLDRPETTLDDHFAEIGGNSLMAARLLAALENATGTRLRASALLRQPDLAGIAALLDGVPVAASRPTRDG, via the coding sequence GTGCGGGACGACACGATGGTCGGTGACGACGTTGGGCTGAGCATCGCGTACGGCGGTCCGCTGCCGCCGGCACCCGCCGAGGGCGCGGGTGTCGGCGACTGGCTCCGCCACTGGACCAGTCGCGGTACGGGCGTGGCCGTCGAGGACGGCCTCCGACGGCTGACGTACGCGGAACTGGATGCCCTGGCCGACCGGACGGCGGACGCGCTGCGGGACCGGGTGCGGCCGGGCGACGTGGTCGGCGTACGGCTGGAACGGTCGGTCGAGCTGGTGGCGACCGCGCTCGCCGTGGTCCGCCTCGGCGCGGTGTACCTGCCCCTCGGGCCCAACTTCGGTGCGCAACGCCTCGACCTCGTGCGCCGCACCGTCCGGGTGGCGTGTGTCGTGGCGGCGGCCGACGCGGGCGGGACCGACCCGGACAGGATTCCGCTGCCCGCCGCCCCCGGCCCGGACGCCCGGGCCACGGTGGCCGCCTTTACGCCGGTCCCGTCGGAGGCCGCGCCCGTGCCCGCCGACACCGGATACGTCGTGCTGACCTCGGGCACCTCGGGCACCCCCCGGGCGATCGCCGTCGGGCAGGACGCCCTGGCCGCGCTGGTGCGGTGGTACCACCACCATGCGGGCCTGGGGCCGGGGGAGAAGCACAGCCTGCTGATCAACCCGGCGTTCGACCCGCACGTCATGGAGTTGTTCGCCACCCTGTGCTCGGGCGCGACCCTGGCCGTCACGCCGGGTGAGGCGTGCTGGGATCCGTACCTGTTGACGAGCTGGTGGGCCCGGGCCGAGGTGACGGTGAGCAACCTCCCCACCCCGATCGCCGACCTGGTGCTGGCCCGGCCCTGGCCGGCGGATCTGCGCCTGCGGCACCTGGGGATCGGCGGGGAGCGGTTGCGCCGCTGGCCCGGCCCGGACGTGACCGCGACGGTCCACAACATGTACGGCCCGGCCGAGGCGACCGTGACGAGCGTGGTGTGCCGACTGTCCGGCCGAGCCGACCAGGCGGACCCACCGCCGATCGGCGCTCCGGTGGCGGGCGCGGTGGTCTGTGTCACCAACGCGGCGGGCAGAACGGTCGCCCGGGGCGAGCCCGGTGAACTCCGTATCGGCGGGAGCGGGCTGTCGCTGGCCTGCTTCGGTGACCGGGGTGGGGCGCCCTTCGTGGCACCGCCGCCGGAACTGGCCGACCTCGACCGGGTCTACCCGACCGGTGACCGGGTCCGGATGGGCTCCGACGGGGTGCTGGAGTTCCTCGGCCGGGTCGACGACCAGGTGAAGGTCAGCGGCGTCCGGGTCGAACCGGCCGAGGTGGAGGTGGCGCTCGAACGCGATCCCGGTGTCGCGCGGGCCGCCGTGGTCGCCACGTCGTCCCCGGCGGGCCTGCGTCTGACGGCCTTCGTGCAGCCCCGGCCGGGTTGCCGGATCGACGCCGACGAGGTGCTCTCCGGGGTCCGGGGGTGGCTGCCCGAACAGGCGGTGCCGGCCGTCCTGCGGGTGGTCGACCCGATGCCGGTGACCGCCAACGGCAAGACCGACCGGGCGGCCCTGGCCGACCTGGTGTCGACCCCGGCCGGGTCGCCGCAGGACACCGAGGGGCTCACCGAACAGCAGCGACTCGTCCTGGCGGTCTGCCGGGACCTGCTGGACCGGCCGGAAACCACACTGGACGACCACTTCGCCGAGATCGGCGGCAACTCGCTGATGGCCGCCCGCCTGCTGGCCGCCCTGGAGAACGCCACCGGCACCCGGCTGCGGGCCTCCGCGTTGCTGCGGCAACCCGACCTGGCGGGCATCGCCGCCCTGCTCGACGGCGTACCGGTGGCAGCCTCCCGGCCAACGCGCGACGGGTGA
- a CDS encoding acyl-CoA dehydrogenase family protein: protein MTEPSAVFEDEYRELLDSFGAFVRRELEPLAAELGEGGHPSHELCSYVRQRSAQLGFYAGDYPESLGGSDMPFSAVVALQHAAGRTGCRLAPYALAGSEGPSPLLLGGTDEQIKRYLEPLVRGQRTRCLALTEPDAGSDAFRLTTTADRVDGGWVISGRKTFVSNAAHADLVLVVAAVRTPAGQRRPAVFLLEQGHPGMRLGQRYEGMSGEVLHELVLDAAEVPDEALLGDGDAPDALGASMGSLSRGRLMVAAMCNGIAEYALSLGVEYARHRRAFGRPIGDYQHVQEHLVTSRAELEASKVLTLACARLVDSGVEPPENAALAKLTASTMAVRVVDRALQVHGATGWVRGHPLEFLYRQVRTMTIIEGTTEIQKVIIAGAMGLG, encoded by the coding sequence GTGACCGAGCCGTCAGCGGTGTTCGAGGACGAGTACCGGGAACTGCTCGACTCCTTCGGCGCCTTCGTACGCCGCGAGCTGGAACCGCTCGCCGCCGAACTCGGCGAGGGTGGCCATCCCTCCCACGAACTCTGTTCCTACGTCCGGCAGCGCTCCGCGCAGCTCGGCTTCTACGCCGGTGACTACCCGGAGTCCCTCGGCGGCAGCGACATGCCGTTCAGCGCGGTGGTGGCCCTGCAACACGCCGCCGGCCGCACCGGCTGCCGGCTGGCGCCGTACGCCCTGGCCGGGTCGGAGGGGCCGAGCCCGCTGCTGCTCGGCGGGACCGACGAGCAGATCAAGCGGTACCTCGAGCCGCTCGTCCGGGGTCAGCGGACCCGCTGCCTGGCGCTGACCGAGCCGGACGCCGGGTCGGACGCCTTCCGCCTGACCACCACGGCCGACCGGGTCGACGGCGGCTGGGTCATCTCCGGCCGGAAGACGTTCGTCAGCAACGCGGCGCACGCCGACCTGGTGCTCGTGGTGGCCGCCGTGCGGACCCCGGCGGGGCAGCGACGACCGGCCGTGTTCCTGCTCGAACAGGGGCATCCGGGGATGCGGTTGGGGCAACGGTACGAGGGCATGTCCGGCGAGGTGCTGCACGAACTGGTGCTGGACGCCGCCGAGGTGCCCGACGAGGCGTTGCTCGGCGACGGCGACGCCCCGGACGCGCTCGGGGCCAGCATGGGCAGCCTGTCGCGGGGCCGGCTGATGGTCGCCGCGATGTGCAACGGGATCGCGGAGTACGCGCTGTCCCTGGGCGTGGAGTACGCCCGGCACCGCCGGGCCTTCGGCCGGCCGATCGGCGACTACCAGCACGTGCAGGAGCACCTGGTGACCAGCCGCGCGGAACTCGAGGCGTCCAAGGTGCTCACCCTCGCCTGCGCCCGGCTGGTCGACTCCGGCGTGGAACCGCCGGAGAACGCGGCGCTGGCGAAGCTCACCGCGTCCACCATGGCCGTCCGGGTGGTGGACCGGGCGTTGCAGGTCCACGGGGCCACCGGCTGGGTCAGGGGACATCCGTTGGAGTTCCTGTACCGGCAGGTCCGGACGATGACCATCATCGAGGGCACCACCGAGATCCAGAAAGTGATCATCGCGGGGGCGATGGGTCTTGGCTGA
- a CDS encoding NAD-dependent epimerase/dehydratase family protein — MRILVLGGTSFVGRAVVGEALTRGHTVTTLNRGLTGPDVPGVEAVRGDRSHDGGLDALHGRSFDAVVDPSGLVPADVLRTARILAPGTGFYAFVSSVSVYPDWKSVPVDERSPVHPGEPDEEGDPADHRRYGPRKVGCEQAVHLVYPRDRALVVRPGTIVGPYDNIGQALWWLDRISRGGTVLAPGEPSRPLQLLDVRDLARFVLGRVENWASGVFNTVPDGPNTTMGAWLGHAVTATGSGAELHWVADEVLLAREVLPWWEMPLWLPDLPENAAAWATSGAAAAAAGLTCRPVSETVADTWRWLASGGRATSMPNLPPVGMGEVRERRILRTALAGR; from the coding sequence ATGCGGATCCTGGTCCTGGGTGGCACCTCCTTCGTCGGTCGGGCGGTCGTCGGCGAGGCCCTTACCCGGGGCCACACGGTGACCACCCTCAACCGGGGGCTGACCGGCCCGGACGTCCCCGGCGTGGAGGCGGTCCGGGGCGACCGGAGCCACGACGGTGGACTCGACGCGTTGCACGGACGCTCCTTCGACGCGGTCGTCGACCCGTCCGGGCTGGTGCCGGCCGACGTGCTGCGGACCGCCCGGATCCTGGCCCCCGGCACCGGCTTCTACGCCTTCGTCTCCAGCGTCTCGGTCTACCCGGACTGGAAGTCGGTGCCGGTGGACGAGCGGTCGCCGGTGCACCCGGGGGAGCCGGACGAGGAGGGCGATCCCGCCGACCACCGCCGGTACGGGCCCCGCAAGGTCGGCTGCGAGCAGGCCGTCCACCTGGTCTACCCGAGGGATCGGGCGCTGGTCGTCCGGCCCGGCACGATCGTCGGGCCGTACGACAACATCGGCCAGGCCCTCTGGTGGCTCGACCGGATCAGCCGGGGCGGCACCGTCCTCGCTCCCGGGGAGCCGTCCCGTCCGCTGCAACTGCTGGACGTCCGCGACCTCGCCCGGTTCGTTTTGGGGCGGGTGGAGAACTGGGCCAGCGGGGTCTTCAACACCGTGCCGGACGGCCCGAACACCACGATGGGAGCCTGGCTGGGCCACGCGGTGACCGCCACCGGCAGCGGCGCGGAGCTGCACTGGGTCGCCGACGAGGTGCTGCTCGCCCGGGAGGTCCTGCCGTGGTGGGAGATGCCGCTGTGGCTGCCCGACCTGCCGGAGAACGCCGCCGCCTGGGCCACTTCCGGCGCGGCGGCGGCCGCTGCCGGCCTCACCTGTCGGCCGGTCAGCGAGACCGTGGCGGACACCTGGCGGTGGCTGGCCTCCGGCGGGCGCGCGACGTCGATGCCGAACCTTCCGCCCGTCGGCATGGGTGAGGTGCGGGAACGCCGGATCCTGCGGACCGCCCTGGCCGGACGGTGA